CCAAAGCTATCAGCGACTTTATAACTGCTTATGGGCTAACTGCAAAGCCTTTCGTCTGGCGGAAAAGAGAAGTAAAAGGTTCGCAGCTGAAAAATACTATCGTTAACTTACGCAATTAAACACTAGCAAAGTTGAATATCGCATATGGTTTTGGTTATTGCCGGCCGATTTGTCGAAGCTATCCATTTAACGATAAAGTACCTAATGTGTTTTAAAAAACATGCCCCTATCTCAGCGAAAATACCGTCTGCCAATCCTTTTTACGAAAACTGACCGCCACCGGTTTGGAGAGGTTGTCATAGATGTGTGCACCGTCAATCGCAAGCGTCTCGTATCTGATGTTCATTGTTTTCAGGAACGTGACGAATTCTTTCTCCAGCGATGCTTCACCCGACCCGAAAAAAAAAGCCGGATTCCGCGAGTTAAGAACCTGCTCAGTATATTTTGGCCTTCTATCCCCAAACGGTTCATGAAATGGTAATAACATGGGCGAACCGATCAGTTCACCCTTCCCCATAAACATGATTGGATAGGCTGTCCAATAAGAGGCGTAGAACTCCCTGATGCCTCTACTGTTCATGATCCGTGCAACAGGCTGGGGATCAAACTGGGGTACTCTAAACTCGTGATTCCAACCAATCACCTGAAAAACACTTAAAAGAAGCAAAATGACAACAGAAACATTCTTAAAAGGGACATATATTCCGGACAACCCGAAAAGGGCGATGGGGATGATAGGGAAAATAGGCATAAAGTGACGGGGCGCGTGGAGACTGGCGGTCCACTGAAACAGGATAAACGTCAGTAAATAGAGCGCAAATTGTTGATAACAGAAATTCGGCGATCCTTTCGTTGCAATTCTTTTAAAAGAAAGTGCCATAAAAACAATGAAAACAATAATAAGCATCAGCCCGGAGGCAATCTGGATATTCCGTCCGAACACGACAGGCATTACATATTGCCCAAACATGAGGGGTGCATTAAATAGCCAATCCGCCAGATAAGCACTCTTCTGCAAACAAACACTTCGGAGCACTGCCAACGGAGACATGGCAAAATCGTCCCTGCCGATCAACAACATCCAAGCTGCTGCCCTTGTGAAAGTTCCTCCGCCTGTCATGAAATTATAGATAATAAGAGGGATGATTCCGATGATCCCTCCCCCGCAAAACAGCAATAATTGTTTAAGGCGGTTCTCTCCTAAGCGCCAGAGGGCTGGAATCGCAAAAACCAGAACAGCAGGAATAACGTAAAATTGAATATATACAAAAAAACCGCACGTGATCCCTAACAGGAAAGGGAGTTTCCCCACGGGCGGAATCTCTGCTT
The sequence above is drawn from the Syntrophales bacterium genome and encodes:
- a CDS encoding IS630 family transposase, with product KAISDFITAYGLTAKPFVWRKREVKGSQLKNTIVNLRN
- a CDS encoding glycosyltransferase family 39 protein — protein: MMAQKIAALEEFPLVYWENHYAGAPAAYLSAMIFHIFGDGFIQLRVAMMLIVLPGLLLFYFIYRRLFGETGALIGALFLVFCPYIVLNYTTGGFGGYGESFLGTALIVLLSWKIRDQAEIPPVGKLPFLLGITCGFFVYIQFYVIPAVLVFAIPALWRLGENRLKQLLLFCGGGIIGIIPLIIYNFMTGGGTFTRAAAWMLLIGRDDFAMSPLAVLRSVCLQKSAYLADWLFNAPLMFGQYVMPVVFGRNIQIASGLMLIIVFIVFMALSFKRIATKGSPNFCYQQFALYLLTFILFQWTASLHAPRHFMPIFPIIPIALFGLSGIYVPFKNVSVVILLLLSVFQVIGWNHEFRVPQFDPQPVARIMNSRGIREFYASYWTAYPIMFMGKGELIGSPMLLPFHEPFGDRRPKYTEQVLNSRNPAFFFGSGEASLEKEFVTFLKTMNIRYETLAIDGAHIYDNLSKPVAVSFRKKDWQTVFSLR